In Glycine max cultivar Williams 82 chromosome 7, Glycine_max_v4.0, whole genome shotgun sequence, a single window of DNA contains:
- the LOC100527804 gene encoding uncharacterized protein LOC100527804 has product MGLRRLLEFCHRFRSITASGFGHSHGWTCVAEPETHLRVYQLLGEAGTYYGVRFGKTIPWVTEFPFGVIKDPQYVGSIMSLLACFLWVPFQYILLWVLGYVFMMHVESKEDPSTRAKPLH; this is encoded by the exons ATGGGATTGCGGCGGCTGTTGGAGTTTTGTCACCGTTTCCGTTCTATTACTGCCTCTGGATTTGGCCACAGTCATGGGTGGACTTGTGTGGCAGAGCCCGAGACCCATCTAAG GGTTTATCAGCTACTTGGTGAGGCTGGCACATACTACGGTGTACGCTTTGGAAAAACTATTCCCTGGGTAACTGAATTCCCTTTTGGTGTCATCAAAGATCCTCAGTACGTTGGCAGCATTATGAGTCTTCTTGCATGCTTCTTGTGGGTTCCTTTTCAATACATTCTCCTTTGGGTATTAGGATATGTGTTTATGATGCATGTGGAATCAAAGGAAGATCCATCTACTCGTGCCAAACCACTCCATTGA
- the LOC100803710 gene encoding photosynthetic NDH subunit of subcomplex B 1, chloroplastic, translated as MAATYYLLPSPKTFSPLLRNPLSIPSGHVSLLGSLDYPFHCSSRRGNSVEANCNAKKKNPWLDPFDDGEDPEMEYGSLFADGKQEEDPRPPDDPDNPYGFLKFPSGYAVEIASLALKVRGDVRRCCCVISGGVYENLLFFPAIQLIKDRYPGVQIDVVASERGKQTYELNKNVRWANAYDPDDEFPEPAEYTDMVGVLKNRYYDMVLSTKLAGLGHAAFLFMTTARDRVSYIYPNVNAAGAGLLLSDTFVPDSLNLSDGGYNMYHQMVDWLGRPFREVPRQPVPPLRVSISRKLKEVVEAKYEKAGAKKGKYVVIHGIKSDSKASMQSRGDPDSLLPIEVWAEIADAIRDVTPLFVIPHEKERENVEEIFSEDAFVVFITTPGQLAALINDSAGVIATNTAAVQLANARQKPCIALFCSEEKGNKFVPQAKEKKCIIISSKTGKLIDIDVEAVKNAVQTFNLSPALV; from the exons ATGGCTGCAACTTATTATCTACTTCCAAGTCCGAAAACTTTCTCACCTCTCCTCAGAAATCCACTTTCCATTCCTTCAGGTCATGTTTCACTGTTGGGTTCATTGGACTATCCATTCCATTGTTCCAGCAGAAGAGGAAATAGTGTTGAGGCCAATTGCAATGCAAAGAAGAAGAACCCTTGGTTAGACCCTTTTGATGATGGGGAGGATCCTGAGATGGAGTATGGTTCCTTGTTTGCAGATGGGAAGCAGGAGGAGGATCCTAGGCCACCGGATGACCCTGACAACCCTTATGGATTCTTGAAGTTCCCTTCTGGATATGCTGTGGAGATAGCATCCTTGGCATTGAAAGTGAGAGGGGATGTGAGGAGATGCTGCTGTGTGATATCTGGTGGTGTTTATGAGAACCTCTTGTTCTTTCCAGCTATTCAGTTGATCAAGGATAGGTACCCTGGTGTTCAGATTGATGTGGTGGCGTCCGAGAGGGGGAAGCAGACCTATGAGTTGAATAAGAATGTGAGGTGGGCTAATGCTTATGATCCTGATGATGAGTTTCCAGAACCTGCGGAGTATACTGATATGGTTGGAGTTCTAAAG AATAGGTACTATGACATGGTCTTAAGCACCAAATTGGCAGGCCTTGGCCATGCAGCATTTTTGTTTATGACAACTGCCAGAGATAGAGTTAGCTATATCTATCCAAATGTGAATGCCGCAGGAGCCGGATTACTTCTGTCCGATACTTTCGTACCCGATAGTCTAAATCTCTCAGATGGAGGATATAATAT GTATCATCAGATGGTTGACTGGCTAGGAAGACCATTTCGAGAAGTTCCAAGACAACCAGTGCCACCACTTAGGGTCTCAATCTCAAGGAAGCTGAAGGAGGTTGTGGAGGCAAAATACGAAAAAGCAGgggcaaaaaaaggaaaatatgttgTAATTCACGGCATAAAATCAGATTCAAAGGCCTCCATGCAGTCTAGGGGTGATCCTGATAGCTTGCTACCCATTGAAGTGTGGGCTGAAATTGCAGACGCTATAAG GGATGTTACGCCACTTTTTGTCATTCCGCatgaaaaagaaagggaaaatgtGGAGGAAATATTTTCAGAAGATGCCTTTGTTGTCTTCATCACCACCCCTGGACAG CTGGCTGCTCTTATTAATGACTCAGCTGGAGTGATAGCTACAAATACAGCTGCTGTTCAGCTTGCAAATGCACGCCAGAAACCTTG TATTGCACTATTTTGCTCTGAAGAGAAGGGAAACAAGTTTGTTCCGCAGGCTAAAGAGAAGAAATGCATTATAATATCATCCAAGACAGGAAAGTTGATAGATATTGATGTTGAGGCTGTAAAAAACGCGGTTCAAACATTCAATTTGTCTCCAGCTTTAGTATAG
- the LOC100805836 gene encoding probable GMP synthase [glutamine-hydrolyzing], whose amino-acid sequence MSGPPRVRSMNVAVADADARPVLVPAGNKVRPVVEGRKPVKKSSTETEKKPVAHSPQCVSVPAVAISRQQEHHQAVLKSMSSMNASFSSDTSSTDSSTHSSGASSSGKVTRRVSVALRKKQVGPKTEKASCDNVAGSDDADLSDSLEGKKRCAWVTPNTEPCYIAFHDEEWGVPVHDDRKLFELLSFSGALAELTWPTILSKRQLFREVFLDFDPSAVSRMNEKKIAAPGSPANSLLSELRLRSIIENARQMCKVIEEFGSFDTFIWNFVNHKPIVSQFRYPRQVPVKSPKAEFISKDLVRRGFRSVGPTVIYTFMQVAGLTNDHIISCFRFKECTSNAEAMGKESSLNSKVKEKANEEPTSVGLLLSVNKLSFTSK is encoded by the exons ATGTCGGGCCCACCCAGAGTTCGATCCATGAACGTGGCCGTCGCCGATGCCGACGCGCGCCCGGTGCTCGTCCCCGCCGGCAACAAGGTCCGACCCGTCGTCGAAGGACGGAAGCCGGTGAAGAAATCGTCGACGGAGACGGAGAAAAAGCCGGTGGCGCATTCGCCGCAATGCGTCTCCGTTCCGGCGGTGGCGATTTCGCGGCAGCAGGAGCACCACCAGGCAGTGCTGAAAAGCATGTCGTCGATGAACGCCTCGTTCTCCTCCGACACGTCATCGACGGATTCCTCCACTCACAGCAGCGGCGCGTCGTCGAGCGGGAAGGTGACGCGTCGGGTTAGTGTGGCGTTGAGGAAGAAGCAGGTTGGTCCTAAGACGGAGAAGGCGAGTTGTGACAATGTGGCTGGTTCTGATGATGCTGATTTGAGTGATAGCTTGGAGGGCAAGAAAAGATGTGCTTGGGTTACACCAAATACAG AGCCATGTTATATTGCTTTTCATGACGAAGAATGGGGAGTTCCTGTTCATGATGACAG GAAACTGTTTGAGTTGCTCAGCTTCTCTGGAGCCTTGGCTGAACTCACATGGCCTACTATTCTTAGCAAAAGGCAGTTATTTCG GGAAGTCTTTTTGGATTTTGATCCAAGTGCTGTTTCTAGAATGAATGAGAAAAAGATAGCTGCACCAGGAAGTCCTGCCAACTCATTGCTATCCGAACTCAGGTTGCGATCCATAATTGAAAATGCACGTCAGATGTGTAAG GTAATTGAAGAGTTTGGGTCCTTTGACACATTTATTTGGAATTTTGTGAACCATAAGCCTATAGTCAGCCAGTTCAGGTACCCACGTCAGGTACCTGTCAAATCTCCAAAGGCAGAATTCATAAGTAAAGACCTCGTAAGGAGAGGATTCAGGAGTGTCGGTCCAACAGTCATCTATACTTTCATGCAAGTGGCTGGCCTAACAAATGACCATATTATCAGTTGCTTCAGATTCAAGGAGTGTACCTCCAATGCAGAAGCAATGGGCAAAGAGAGCTCCCTCAACTCCAAggtcaaagagaaagcaaacgAGGAACCAACCTCGGTGGGTCTGTTGCTGTCTGTGAACAAATTGAGCTTCACCTCTAAGTAG
- the LOC100807966 gene encoding probable WRKY transcription factor 40, which translates to MDCSSWINTSLDLNINPRRVHEEVPKEVESELFSLGMTKFNVEEESTSDLEEELKRVTAENKKLAEMLSVVCENYNTLRNHLMECMRKNGEKEVSPTSKKRKSESSNNNSNLMGTNNGNSESSSTDEESCKKPREEIIKAKISRVYVRTEASDTSLIVKDGYQWRKYGQKVTRDNPCPRAYFKCSFAPSCPVKKKVQRSVDDQSVLVATYEGEHNHPQFSSQMEATSGSGRSVTLGSVPCTASLSTSTPTLVTLDLTKSQGSNDSKSTKPKGDSPKVPQVLVEQMATSLTTDPNFRAALVAAISGRLLHNN; encoded by the exons ATGGATTGTTCATCATGGATTAACACTTCCTTGGATCTCAACATTAATCCCCGCAGAGTTCATGAAGAAGTTCCC AAGGAGGTAGAAAGCgagcttttctctttgggaATGACCAAGTTTAACGTGGAAGAAGAG TCTACTAGTGACTTGGAGGAGGAACTGAAGCGGGTGACTGCAGAAAACAAGAAGTTGGCCGAAATGCTCTCAGTGGTGTGTGAGAACTACAACACTTTGAGAAACCATTTGATGGAATGCATGAGGAAAAATGGTGAAAAGGAGGTCAGCCCAacatcaaagaaaagaaagtctGAAAGCAGCAACAACAATAGTAATTTGATGGGAACTAACAATGGAAACTCAGAGAGCAGTTCTACTGATGAAGAATCTTGCAAGAAACCAAGGGAAGAAATCATCAAAGcaaaaatttcaagagtttatGTCAGGACTGAAGCATCTGATACTAGCCTT ATTGTTAAAGATGGATACCAATGGAGGAAATATGGGCAAAAGGTGACCAGAGATAACCCTTGTCCTAGAGCATATTTCAAGTGCTCTTTTGCTCCTAGCTGCCCTGTCAAAAAGAAg GTGCAAAGAAGTGTGGATGATCAATCTGTTCTGGTTGCTACTTATGAAGGGGAGCACAATCATCCTCAGTTTTCTTCCCAGATGGAAGCAACATCAGGTTCTGGCCGTAGTGTGACCCTTGGTTCAGTGCCCTGTACCGCATCTCTCAGCACTTCAACACCAACACTTGTTACCCTTGACTTGACAAAATCTCAGGGAAGCAACGATTCCAAGAGCACAAAGCCTAAAGGAGATTCACCTAAAGTACCTCAGGTTTTGGTGGAACAGATGGCTACTTCTTTGACCACGGATCCTAATTTTAGAGCAGCACTTGTTGCTGCCATCTCAGGAAGATTGTTGCACAATAATTAA
- the LOC100808847 gene encoding V-type proton ATPase subunit D yields the protein MSGQTQRLNVVPTVTMLGVVKARLVGATRGHALLKKKSDALTVQFRQILKKIVSTKESMGDIMKTSSFALTEAKYVAGDNIKHVVLENVKEASLRVRSRQENVAGVKLPKFDYTADADATKNDLTGLARGGQQVQQCRAAYIKAIEVLVELASLQTSFLTLDEAIKTTNRRVNALENVVKPRLENTISYIKGELDELEREDFFRLKKIQGYKKREIERQMLQQNNSKLDTNLPLRKGLSYNSAHNLLSVGDKDEDIIF from the coding sequence aTGTCGGGGCAAACGCAGCGTCTGAACGTGGTCCCCACCGTGACGATGCTGGGAGTGGTGAAGGCCCGATTGGTCGGCGCCACGCGCGGCCACGCGCTCCTGAAGAAGAAGAGCGACGCGCTCACGGTGCAGTTCCGCCAGATCCTGAAGAAGATCGtctccacaaaagaatccatGGGCGACATCATGAAAACGTCGTCGTTCGCGCTTACCGAGGCCAAGTACGTCGCCGGCGACAACATCAAGCACGTCGTCCTcgagaatgtgaaagaggcctCCCTCCGCGTCCGCTCGCGCCAGGAGAATGTCGCCGGCGTGAAGCTCCCGAAGTTCGACTACACCGCCGACGCCGACGCCACGAAAAACGACCTCACCGGACTCGCACGCGGCGGGCAGCAGGTGCAGCAGTGCCGCGCCGCGTACATAAAGGCCATCGAGGTGCTCGTCGAACTTGCGTCCCTTCAAACATCGTTTCTGACTCTGGATGAGGCCATCAAGACCACGAATCGTAGGGTTAACGCTCTGGAAAACGTGGTGAAGCCGCGGTTGGAGAACACGATTAGTTACATCAAGGGAGAGCTGGACGAGCTGGAGAGGGAGGATTTCTTCAGGCTGAAGAAGATTCAGGGGTATAAGAAGAGGGAGATTGAGAGGCAGATGCTGCAGCAGAACAACTCCAAGCTTGACACTAATCTCCCTTTGCGCAAAGGTCTTTCCTACAATTCTGCTCACAACTTGTTGTCTGTGGGTGACAAAGATGAGGATATCATTTTCTGA